GCCGCGAACAAAGCGCCAGAGAGGTTTCGCGCAAAATGGTCGGGCGTGccctgcagcgctggtgtTGTGGGGTAGCGATCGGGTGGAAGAAATGGTCTGTCATGCACAAGCGCTGTCAACCCGGAATAGCCCATGGAACTGTGGTGCACTTCTGTAGAGACTGAGGCACCTCGCTGTGTGCCTGGAGATACCTTGTGCGCTGATGCAGTGGCGGACCTCCTGCGGAGCTTTGCGTCGCGAGTGCTGGGTTTCTGAGTCAGCACATGCCACACAGCCTTCCGGGTCAGCACATCCAGCCGGTGCACATCACGCACGGCTTCCTCCACGGACTCCTCTAACAACCGCAGAGAGACATGTTTGTCACCGACGAAAAAGTTGCGTGCCGAATTAGAGGTGAAACTTGGTGGAAAGGTAGTCCCTTCGCAGTGTATGACACGTTCGATGGACGCACTGCTGTAACTGCTGTTGTTATGAGAGGACTCACTCCGCTCCACATCTTGTGTGAGAACAGTACGTTCTACAGAGTCAGCGACGAGACCGTGAGGCTGTGCATCGTCCCCAGCCCTCGGAGAGGTAAAAGGAGCTGAAAACGGCCATGGAGACGGCCTGAACTGTCGTTGCTCCTCTGACAGAGCCTTTGCAGGTTCCGCATCATCGTCCTCGTAGAAGTTGCGAATGCGCACATGCAGGTGTCGCATTGTGGCGGAACGCCAATGAAACCCAGTAtatgtacgtgtgtgggcAGTACTGCttccagccgctgctgctcaccccTCACTACCCATCCAAGCGCTCGTGTGTCACCCGTGCTATGAGTCTGTGTATTTGAATCTCGTTTCGTGGCGGCCttgctcttttcgttctcgtATTGAGTCATCTATGGCATCGAGATAGCCAGAATCTATAAAGCACGGAGTAAGTGCGTCGAGTTGACAGCTGAGGAGCAGGTGGGGGAGACAAGAGCAACCAAACAAACGCAGCGTCATTGACGTACCGAGAGAAATAGTCCCTGTGTGACGCTACTGGTTTGGAGAACTCGAAATGCGCCTTCGCTTGCTGCCCACGACACAGTACGTCGACACGGTCCTCCTCCCATGGTGGGGGTATGGGATGCGTGATGTGTGCACGcgtttgtgtttgtgttCGAGTTGAAGAGAACCAAAAGTAGAAGAACTGCggggagagcagaagagggggagaagcagGACGACGACTGCGCGCGCTACagcacgaggaggcgaagcaaAGAAATGCACGTCACCCACCCGGATTTGACGATAACCGAAAGCGGCATACCACCACAATACCGAGAAGAAACGAAACAGCGAATGTACCCGCTGAATGATGCAACGGAAGAAAGATGCGTATGTACGCACAGTACAGGACTATTGCTGCTAGAATAGTCCCTCCCTTCGAAACGGTTTCCTCTTTCGTAGCCGCTCCATGGCttcacgaagagagaggcgaaaaaaaaaacaccacaACCACCCACCCGGAACCATGTAGAGGGAAAAGGGCATGGGACTGATCACATGCCGCTCGCTAGAAAAGAAGCAGTGTAACAAGCCACGGAGAAGAAATGATGACAAGATTATATGGAAATACATAACTTGCCTGGACAGTCATTTGACGGCACCCAAGCGCAACGCACTTCACAACTACTCATCACTACTACCACGGATGCATAACGTAGAGTGCCTCTCACTCGTTGAaccctcgccctctccatTTACTCGCCCTCGAGCGTTTCATTCGACGTAAAGCGGCGGAAAGACAACAGGGGATGCAAAATGGACCTCTTGCGGCATTGTGCGCCACCCGCGAATCCACGATGGTGCCATAAGATGCGGCCGCGCGTTCTCCGCTACCACGTTGATGCGGTAAACGACCTCGCTCTGGGGCGTCATGTTGCTCCCGAACGCCATCATCAAGTGGGGATCGACCACCATGACGGTTCCCGGGCCAATTATGGGGGTAGTCGCGGTACTGCCTGACGTGGCCGCTCCTGCGAGGAGCGATTGGCCTACCACCGATGAATCAAATTGAAAGCGGCGCAGTTGATCGCGTATGTCAGCCTCCATGGGGGCAAAGGGGCGCCACAATCGCTCGGGACGCACTGAGTGAAGGTACTGGCGGCGTACCACGTGTTGGGAGTGGCGCATTACAAAGGGCGGGAGACACAGAGGAGTGGGGGTGTAAGTGAAGAGCACCATCGAGACCGCTgtcgcctcaccgccacccttACTGACGCGTGCGTTCGTGCGGATGCCAATCGTAGGAGCAAGGCAGTGGTAGCCAACAGGGTTGCCGTACGCCTCGCGCAACAGGGGTACATCACCAAATATGACGGGACGTGCCACACCACCCACAAGCTCTGCCAGCTGCGAGAGCGGCTTCACAAACTCCTCCGTGTCACGAATTACCGCCTCTAGCTGTGGGCTTGTCATCCATGCATTAGCGCGGTACTGGTCGATCGCCATGAGCATCTGCGGGTCTGTCTTGACTGTGCTCGTACAGCCTCTGCCTGACAccttctgcgcctccgcgGAGACCATTTCGCTCAGCTTCCACATCTCCTCCCTGTTGAGCTCCGAGACATCGCGGCCATTAAGAAAGGCCTTCGCCgcacgccgcagccgccgcttATGCCGCCTCATGCCACGGTAGTAGCGTAGGATATactgccgcttctgcaggTGCGGCATCAGACCGTCGTAAAAGGGGTCTGTGTACTTGGGCTTAGACTTCAAGAGGGAGTGGATGTTGGGCAGGTGCGcgaaggagcggcggcgcgccgtgGTGGACGTCAAGGCCCCAGATCGGATGCGCTCCACCACGGAGTTGGAAAGCACATTTGGAACAATGGCGTAGCCGTGCTCCAAGAAGTGCTGCCGCGCAGCTAACGGCAACACCATGTGAAGGTGAAGTACTCCGccgggaagggggggagtggaaagggggaggaacgGGGAACACCTACCGCACCAGCGTGTTGGGTCTACCCTCGAGAGCAAGacaaggcagagaaagagaagtcGTTAAAGGATGAGAAACAGGTAGAACAGACGCAGTGCtgaaaggagggaggcggctATTGCTCTGAGGGGTGGAGAAAGACGTGGTGTCCGCCCACTGAGTAACCATGACCACCATGTGCATGCTTGTGCAGGTACACTTGAACTCATTTGCATCCTTTTTTGCGAGTAAAAACAGCGCCCAGACCTCTTTTCTCCAACTCTAGAAAAGGctcagcggtggcgatgtCTCAtgggagaaaggagggaaaaacGAGCTGCCACGCAGGCACGTGTGCATGTGGAATTGAGTGCAGCTTACTTGGGTGGAAGGGCGTACTGTCTCGCATCGTTGAGTACAATCAATCCCCGACCCACGAacgaccgcagcagctccaccacatTGTCGATTGACCCTTCAAACTTGCCCAACAACTTGAGACTACTGTGGATCGCTGTGATCGACTGAGCTCCACGCGTCTTGAGCAGCGACGTCACCATCCGCTCCATCAGCTTCACGCGCTCGGGGGACAGCCCTGTCGACTTCCCGGCTTCCTCGTCAGTTCCTCTGTCCTCTATGAAGACAAAGTCGGCAGAAGTGGCCACGCTGAGCTGCATGGAGACCAGGTCCGTCGCTGGCAGAAacaccagcaccgctgggGAAAGTCGCTGCGCATGCGCGCggagctcctccagctgtaCCTCCATTACGTTCGCCACATCCTTTAGAGACACAGGGGTGCAGACTCCACCACGGTCTGTCATATCTTTCACGTGCAAGACGATCGAAGCATcaaacagagagagcacCTGCGGTACCGCCGTAAGTGCGTTCCCCTTGGAAGGGTCCTTCTGCGTTAGTTCCAACTCCACTCGGCCGAGTGAGATTAACCAGGTTAGTCGCTGGTTGTCCTTGAGCCGCTTGTACGCTTCTGCAAGGGCATCCATCTGTGCCTGCAGCGACGGATGGGGAGAATACTtgagtggcgcagcagcaggaccTGAATCACCGCCGTTTGTGGAGCTGCAACGAGCAAGTGGTGGCCAGGTTGTCATCGAAAGAACCGAGACGCTTGCAGCGGAAGGTGCAGTAGTGGCGAAGGCGGTAGTACCTCTCAATCGTCGCGAGCAACCCGCGCGGCTACCAGCCAgctgctcgcgcagctgctgtgagATACGCCGAGACATCTGCATGTCCCGCACCATCACTGCGCACCGATCAAGCGCTGTCTCGCCAAACACGTGCCGCAGCCGCTCGAggacctcctcctctggtGTTGTGTCAAACTCGTGCATGGGCttctgcaggagctgctccgccagcaTCTGCCGGTACTCGTCAACTAATGCACGACGGGGAATAGACGTGAGCAGCACGCGTACCACGTCCGGCCTGTCTCGAGAAGCGCGATGCAGCTCCCTTTCCTTGCTGCTTGCACTGTAGTCACACAAGTCCAAGCCGCCAGCAAGACGCTCAGGGGGAGCCTGggttggcggtggtgggagCGCATTCATAGCGCCACCGGGCTGCATCActgcctgcaccaccgctggcacGCAGTCCTTGCGCCGTCGTAGGTGCTCCAGGGTGTCAGAAGTGACAAAGACGACACTACTCTGCTCATTTCGCGGAAATAATATACAGAAAGCGTGAATCGTGTTGATGAGAATGGCCAGAATGTCctcggtgcgtgtgccggCGCGGTGGAGGCGTGAAGAGAGCAAATGGCGCACAGTCTGCACCAGCTCGGTCTTCAAGCCGCTCTCCGGAGTTGACTGCAGGCAGTAGTGCATGTCCTCGAGAGCCGGAACGGACTCGGGGTAGTCAGAGAGAATTTCCCAAAAGTCGTCAAGGCGCCTGCGAGCGTAGGTGTGAAGCAGCAGTAGTCGCAAGTCAGCGCGCCATGCCTCCCGCTCCGCTCGCACCGCCTCACTCGTCTGGGAGGAAACGCACATGCTGCCCGCCTCCTCACATCCCGTCACCGTATGGCGGTCTCTCGACATCCCCCCCACGTCCCCGCCGTGGTGAATCATAGAGGTCCCGGtgaagccgccgctgctgtgacaGCAAGCATCTGatccgccgtcgctgtcagACAATACCATCCGCACAAAAGGCACGACGGAGTGCTCCAGCCATGACAGCTGTTTGTGCAAAATGCGAGTGGAGAAGTCGTCGGAGAGGTCACGAAGTCGGTCGCGAATACTGTCCTCCAAGACGGATCTCCATAACTGCTTCACCTCTGCCGACTGGTTCAGGCCTAGCCGGTGCAGACACGCCATCAACGAATCTGGCGCCGGCAAAGTGGAGCCAGGTGCCGGGCTGCCCTCTCTAGCGTCACCTGCCACCTTCAAAGCCCCATCACGCTCTAAGTCATCCACGTTATCGTCTCCATCATTACCTGTCGCCCTCCGCTGCGTAGCCAGGACGAGCTGACCGTGCCGCCGGAGGAAGGAAAATAGTGCCCGCCTCCCTGGCGGTTCTTCGCCGGTCACCAAGTCTGTCTGAAGCAGCGCGCATCGAAGACGGACGgcaaggagagcagcaacCCCGGGTGCACGCAGTGCAGAACACCAGCGCAGCAGATGTGAATACACTTGACGGTACACCTCGTCCAGTCGCTCAAGTGCCGGAAGCGCCACCTCAGCGGAGAGTGGGCCACTGCTGCACAAGACAGCTGAGTGATACACACCGATCTCGACTGACAAGGCGGCACTCACGCGATCGAGTAGGGCGTCAGCGACCATAACGTTGAGCGGCGCACTGGTGGCGAGTGCTACGAGAGCTGCCGACCACGTCCTCGGTGACGGCAACGGACATGGTGCTCCACGACCGGACTCCACAAAAAGAGCAAGACCGTGCGTATCGAGCGCGTCTAGCATCTCTGCAAGGATGAACATGGCGTCTTCCTCATTAATGCTGTGCAGTGATTGCTCCGTCCTTGACGGGGCTGAAGACGCCAAGACTGCCGATGCAGCCTGCGCTAGTGACACAGGCACGCTGGCACAGTTCATTGCGGTGCCTCCGATATGGCCAAGAGACTGCTGTACCAGAGTGAGAGCACTCACTGCACCGGATGGTCACAGAAAATCGCTTCAGCAACGAAGAGTGTTGACAACCACAAGGCTGTGTACGCACAGAGACCTGTaagtgggtgtgtgggtgtgt
This DNA window, taken from Leishmania panamensis strain MHOM/PA/94/PSC-1 chromosome 34 sequence, encodes the following:
- a CDS encoding hypothetical protein (TriTrypDB/GeneDB-style sysID: LpmP.34.3610), translating into MVLPLAARQHFLEHGYAIVPNVLSNSVVERIRSGALTSTTARRRSFAHLPNIHSLLKSKPKYTDPFYDGLMPHLQKRQYILRYYRGMRRHKRRLRRAAKAFLNGRDVSELNREEMWKLSEMVSAEAQKVSGRGCTSTVKTDPQMLMAIDQYRANAWMTSPQLEAVIRDTEEFVKPLSQLAELVGGVARPVIFGDVPLLREAYGNPVGYHCLAPTIGIRTNARVSKGGGEATAVSMVLFTYTPTPLCLPPFVMRHSQHVVRRQYLHSVRPERLWRPFAPMEADIRDQLRRFQFDSSVVGQSLLAGAATSGSTATTPIIGPGTVMVVDPHLMMAFGSNMTPQSEVVYRINVVAENARPHLMAPSWIRGWRTMPQEVHFASPVVFPPLYVE
- a CDS encoding hypothetical protein (TriTrypDB/GeneDB-style sysID: LpmP.34.3620), translating into MNCASVPVSLAQAASAVLASSAPSRTEQSLHSINEEDAMFILAEMLDALDTHGLALFVESGRGAPCPLPSPRTWSAALVALATSAPLNVMVADALLDRVSAALSVEIGVYHSAVLCSSGPLSAEVALPALERLDEVYRQVYSHLLRWCSALRAPGVAALLAVRLRCALLQTDLVTGEEPPGRRALFSFLRRHGQLVLATQRRATGNDGDDNVDDLERDGALKVAGDAREGSPAPGSTLPAPDSLMACLHRLGLNQSAEVKQLWRSVLEDSIRDRLRDLSDDFSTRILHKQLSWLEHSVVPFVRMVLSDSDGGSDACCHSSGGFTGTSMIHHGGDVGGMSRDRHTVTGCEEAGSMCVSSQTSEAVRAEREAWRADLRLLLLHTYARRRLDDFWEILSDYPESVPALEDMHYCLQSTPESGLKTELVQTVRHLLSSRLHRAGTRTEDILAILINTIHAFCILFPRNEQSSVVFVTSDTLEHLRRRKDCVPAVVQAVMQPGGAMNALPPPPTQAPPERLAGGLDLCDYSASSKERELHRASRDRPDVVRVLLTSIPRRALVDEYRQMLAEQLLQKPMHEFDTTPEEEVLERLRHVFGETALDRCAVMVRDMQMSRRISQQLREQLAGSRAGCSRRLRGTTAFATTAPSAASVSVLSMTTWPPLARCSSTNGGDSGPAAAPLKYSPHPSLQAQMDALAEAYKRLKDNQRLTWLISLGRVELELTQKDPSKGNALTAVPQVLSLFDASIVLHVKDMTDRGGVCTPVSLKDVANVMEVQLEELRAHAQRLSPAVLVFLPATDLVSMQLSVATSADFVFIEDRGTDEEAGKSTGLSPERVKLMERMVTSLLKTRGAQSITAIHSSLKLLGKFEGSIDNVVELLRSFVGRGLIVLNDARQYALPPK